A single Dreissena polymorpha isolate Duluth1 chromosome 14, UMN_Dpol_1.0, whole genome shotgun sequence DNA region contains:
- the LOC127858042 gene encoding uncharacterized protein LOC127858042 isoform X2, with the protein MLKHLIRLLTGHCSHIIGLLKTLQEFKLHNISAVPSQHRCTRVPQQWHVPRGEKIKPVPINHVVVARARETRKRKPVMCQIDTSVKLPPVTAHDIEELQKASGTPIEYLLSPKRQTVNTKLGPGSYLSYQA; encoded by the exons ATGCTGAAGCATCTAATACGCtt aCTGACTGGGCACTGTTCACACATCATTGGATTGCTAAAAACATTACAGGAATTTAAACTTCATAACATTTCCGCAGTTCCTAGCCAACATAGATGTACACGTGTTCCACAGCAATGGCATGTCCCAAGAGGAGAGAAGATCAAGCCAGTTCCAATAAATCACGTTGTTGTTGCCAGGGCAAGAGAAACCAGAAAGAGGAAACCTGTCATGTGTCAGATTGACACTTCAGTAAA GTTGCCTCCAGTGACAGCCCATGATATAGAAGAACTACAGAAGGCATCAGGCACGCCTATAGAATACCTGCTGTCCCCAAAAAGACAAACAGTAAATACAAAGTTGGGACCTGGATCATACCTTTCATACCAG GCCTGA
- the LOC127858042 gene encoding uncharacterized protein LOC127858042 isoform X1, with protein MLKHLIRLLTGHCSHIIGLLKTLQEFKLHNISAVPSQHRCTRVPQQWHVPRGEKIKPVPINHVVVARARETRKRKPVMCQIDTSVKLPPVTAHDIEELQKASGTPIEYLLSPKRQTVNTKLGPGSYLSYQIGIFSPSKTSAKV; from the exons ATGCTGAAGCATCTAATACGCtt aCTGACTGGGCACTGTTCACACATCATTGGATTGCTAAAAACATTACAGGAATTTAAACTTCATAACATTTCCGCAGTTCCTAGCCAACATAGATGTACACGTGTTCCACAGCAATGGCATGTCCCAAGAGGAGAGAAGATCAAGCCAGTTCCAATAAATCACGTTGTTGTTGCCAGGGCAAGAGAAACCAGAAAGAGGAAACCTGTCATGTGTCAGATTGACACTTCAGTAAA GTTGCCTCCAGTGACAGCCCATGATATAGAAGAACTACAGAAGGCATCAGGCACGCCTATAGAATACCTGCTGTCCCCAAAAAGACAAACAGTAAATACAAAGTTGGGACCTGGATCATACCTTTCATACCAG ATTGGCATTTTCAGCCCCAGTAAAACTTCCGCTAAAGTATGA
- the LOC127858042 gene encoding uncharacterized protein LOC127858042 isoform X3: protein MKKNEKPHRLNIDLSVPSQHRCTRVPQQWHVPRGEKIKPVPINHVVVARARETRKRKPVMCQIDTSVKLPPVTAHDIEELQKASGTPIEYLLSPKRQTVNTKLGPGSYLSYQIGIFSPSKTSAKV, encoded by the exons ATGAAGAAAAATGAAAAGCCACATCGTTTAAACATCGATTTGTCCG TTCCTAGCCAACATAGATGTACACGTGTTCCACAGCAATGGCATGTCCCAAGAGGAGAGAAGATCAAGCCAGTTCCAATAAATCACGTTGTTGTTGCCAGGGCAAGAGAAACCAGAAAGAGGAAACCTGTCATGTGTCAGATTGACACTTCAGTAAA GTTGCCTCCAGTGACAGCCCATGATATAGAAGAACTACAGAAGGCATCAGGCACGCCTATAGAATACCTGCTGTCCCCAAAAAGACAAACAGTAAATACAAAGTTGGGACCTGGATCATACCTTTCATACCAG ATTGGCATTTTCAGCCCCAGTAAAACTTCCGCTAAAGTATGA